In ANME-2 cluster archaeon, the DNA window TCTTTTTAGATTATTACAAATAATTAAAAAAAACAAATCAATTGCAGATAAAAACATAACTCAAGCATCAGGAATTACTGTAAATTCAATAAATCCTATAGTTAGTAATTATTTACAGAGATTCATCAATATTACAAAAACAAGTTTTAAATTTAATAAACAGACTTATCCGGAAATACAGTATTTTACTAATGAAAACCATGTTTTTAGATTATTAAAAATAATTAAAAAAAACAGATCAATTGCAGATAAAAACACATCTCAAGCAACAGCAAATATTTCAATTCCAAAGCAAGGCAGGATTGTTAATAATAATATAAATAATACTATACCACATGAATACATAACTAACAAGTATTATGAGACTGGAGACTACATATCATTTCCCATCTCAAGCACGACAGTTAGAGCATCAGGAATTACTGTAAATTCAATAAATCCTATAGTTAGCAATTATTTACAGAGATTCATCAATATTAGAAATACAGGTCCTGAATTTAATAAACCGATTTATCCGGAAATACAGTATTTTACTAATGAAAAACATCTTTTTGAATTATTACAAATAATTGAAAAAAACAGACCAATTATATACAAAAATATATCTCAGAAAACTGCAAATATTTCAATTCCAAAGCAAAGCGGGATTATTAATAACAATAATATTAATAGTACTATACCACATAAATACATAACTATTAAGCATTATGAGACTGGAGATGACATATCATTTCCCATCTCAACCTCGACAGTTAAAGCATCAGGAATTACTGTAAATTCAATTAATCTTATAGTTATTAATTATTTACAGAGATTTATCAATATTAGAAATACAGGTTCTACATTTAATAAACCGATTTATCCGGAAATGCAGTATTTTGCTAATGAAAATCATCTTTTTAGATTATTACAAATAATTAAACAAAACAGATCAATTGCAGATAAAAACACATCTCAAGAAACAGCAAATATTTCAATTCCAAAGCAAGGCAGGATTGTTAATAATACTAATAATACTAATATTAAATATACCATACCACATGAATACATAACTAATAAGTATTATGGAACTGGAGACGACATATCATTTCCCACCTCAAACACGACAGTTAGAGCATCAGGAATTACTGTAAATTCAATAAATCCTATAGTTAGTAATTATTTACAGAGCTTTATCAATATTAGAAATACAGATTCTAAATTTAATAATCCGATTTATCCGGAAATACAGTATTTTACTAATGAAAAACATCTTTTTAAATTATTACAAATAATTAAAAAAAATAGATTTATTGAAGATGAGAATGTATCTAAAGAAACAGCAAATATTTCAAACTCACAGCAAAGTAGAATTGTTGACGATACTGGACTTTATTATCATATAATTAAAAAAAATTCTAAGATCACCAATCATTTTCAAGAAATTAATAGTGATAATAATATAAGTCCAAGAGTCATTCATCCCCTTATATATGGATTACATCCTTCTTTTAATGAAGAGGAACAAATTCATAAAAAGATTTTTCCAATACAAGATGTTGATCTCATATATGCCAGCGAACCTGTTCTCAATATACCCACTTCACAAAATGCAAATAATGTTCAGGAAAAAATTGAAAAAATACCTGATAGAAGTATAAATTCAACAAGAATAAATGAAAGCCTGATAAAAGAATCCTCGCAGCACAGATCAGTTCATGAAATTCACATGATTGCCGATAAGGTATACAAGATAATCGAGAAAAAGATATCAATAGAAAAGGACAGGAGAGGTTTATTCTAATGGTAGAAAAAGCTCAAATTAAAATACTTGATGATACTGGTGACGAAACAGAAATAATAGATGTTATGTTTAATCCCGAGGATTATACGGTTTCAATCATTGGTAGAGTTAATCCTGATGAAGGACAGGAATCAAGCCCTTCCTTTAATAAGGTAGACATTGTAGATTTCATTGTCAAATCATTTTTTGATACATATGAAACACAATCTGATGTAAGAGAAAAAACCAATAAAATTGCTAAACTATTAATGCCTGCTGTTGAAGGACCGGATCGAAATAGGCCTCCTATTTGCCTTTTTGTCTGGGGAAAGTTTACGTATAAAGGAATAATCCATAAACTTGATCAGAAATTTACAATGTTCCTTGAAACAGGGATACCTGTTAGAGCAGAACTAACCTTTACCTTCAAATCTGTTGCTACTCCACAGGAGTATGCAGAGTATATGGGGATTGAAGCCTGCAGGAAAGTGTGGACAATAAAAAGCAGTGATAGGCTTGATCTCATTGCTCATAAGGCACTAAAAAATGCAGCTTTATGGAGAAAGATAGCTGATGAAAATAATATTGATGACCCTATTGCATTTCCTCAGACGCATGACATTGGAAAAACATTAGTAATACCTGATTAAGGAGTCCTGCCTGATGGAAGGTAATATTATAAATGTTGCCAGTTTCAAGCTGCTCTTTGATGGAAATGAGCTTTCTGATGAACTGCTGATGGCTGTTAAAGAGGTTACGTTTGAGGATGAGATCAATCTGCCGGCAATGTTTGTTATTAAGCTGAATATTGTTAATTTCATGCAGGGAACATGGAAGGGGATTGATCTTGAAAGCTTCAAGCCGGGAGATAGTGTCAAG includes these proteins:
- a CDS encoding peptidoglycan-binding protein LysM — encoded protein: MVEKAQIKILDDTGDETEIIDVMFNPEDYTVSIIGRVNPDEGQESSPSFNKVDIVDFIVKSFFDTYETQSDVREKTNKIAKLLMPAVEGPDRNRPPICLFVWGKFTYKGIIHKLDQKFTMFLETGIPVRAELTFTFKSVATPQEYAEYMGIEACRKVWTIKSSDRLDLIAHKALKNAALWRKIADENNIDDPIAFPQTHDIGKTLVIPD